A stretch of Desulfotalea psychrophila LSv54 DNA encodes these proteins:
- the nhaA gene encoding Na+/H+ antiporter NhaA, with amino-acid sequence MGTQKEKKSVFALLKSNSIGGILLMLATALALIMANSPGHYLYSMLITTPVEVRFGPLEIAKPLLLWINDGLMAGFFFLVGLELKREIFEGGLSQRSNIILPAIGALGGMVVPSCIYLAFNYQDPVALRGWAIPAATDIAFALGILSLLGSRVPTSLKILLTTLAIFDDIGAILIIACFYTNDIYLPGLLIALLCMLILFIVNRCKVERTTVYIFIGSIMWIAMLKSGVHATLAGVILAMFIPMYSRKHPGQSPLKNLEHDLQGTATFIILPIFAFANSGINLTNISMDFFTHAVPMGIALGLFIGKPLGIISFLWVGVQLRLTKLPVDLNWSTVTGMSALAGIGFTMSLFVGSLAFDQAITGLIFDERLGIIMGSLFSGLLGYLLLNKTLPGDKHEM; translated from the coding sequence ATGGGAACACAAAAAGAAAAAAAATCCGTCTTCGCTCTATTAAAGAGCAACTCCATAGGCGGCATACTTCTTATGCTTGCAACCGCTCTTGCCCTTATCATGGCAAACTCCCCAGGCCACTACCTCTACAGTATGCTGATCACCACTCCGGTGGAGGTACGCTTCGGGCCACTGGAAATTGCCAAGCCACTTCTGCTATGGATAAACGATGGACTCATGGCAGGTTTCTTTTTTCTGGTGGGTTTAGAACTTAAAAGAGAGATATTTGAAGGAGGTCTCTCCCAGCGGAGTAATATTATTCTCCCGGCCATCGGTGCCCTGGGAGGAATGGTGGTACCCTCCTGTATCTACCTTGCCTTCAACTATCAGGATCCCGTTGCCCTAAGGGGCTGGGCCATTCCTGCCGCCACAGATATCGCCTTTGCCCTTGGTATCCTCTCTCTTCTTGGTTCACGGGTGCCCACAAGCCTCAAGATACTACTTACCACGCTTGCCATCTTTGATGATATTGGAGCCATTCTTATCATTGCCTGTTTTTACACCAATGATATCTATCTTCCCGGCCTCCTGATCGCCCTTCTCTGTATGCTCATCCTCTTTATTGTCAACAGATGCAAGGTGGAGCGCACCACTGTTTATATATTCATCGGCTCAATCATGTGGATTGCCATGCTCAAATCAGGTGTACACGCAACCCTTGCTGGCGTAATCCTTGCCATGTTCATCCCCATGTATTCTCGGAAACACCCTGGGCAGTCGCCTCTGAAAAACCTTGAACACGACCTGCAAGGCACCGCAACCTTCATTATTCTACCCATTTTTGCCTTTGCAAATTCAGGCATCAACCTCACCAATATAAGCATGGATTTTTTCACCCATGCCGTGCCAATGGGTATTGCCCTGGGTCTCTTTATAGGTAAACCCCTGGGAATTATTTCTTTTCTCTGGGTGGGGGTGCAACTCCGCCTCACCAAACTCCCCGTTGATCTTAACTGGTCTACGGTTACAGGCATGTCAGCTCTGGCAGGAATAGGATTCACCATGAGTCTCTTCGTGGGTTCCCTGGCCTTTGATCAGGCTATCACAGGACTCATATTTGATGAACGACTGGGAATTATTATGGGTTCACTTTTCTCCGGACTGCTTGGCTATCTGCTCTTAAATAAAACCCTGCCAGGGGACAAGCATGAGATGTGA
- the upp gene encoding uracil phosphoribosyltransferase, with amino-acid sequence MSLHIADHPLVKHKLGLMRQNDISTKDFRALASEIARLLTYEAVKDLPTEKHIVDGWAGPVEVDRLKGKKITIVPILRAGLGMMDGVIDLIPSAKVTVVGFYRDEETLEPVEYYVKTASEMSERVALIIDPMLATGGTLIATIDTLKKAGSKKIKGLFLVAAPEGIKKVQDAHPDVEIYVAAVDERLNEAGYILPGLGDAGDKIFGTR; translated from the coding sequence ATGTCCCTGCATATTGCAGATCATCCTCTGGTAAAGCATAAGCTTGGTCTTATGCGCCAAAATGATATTTCCACAAAAGATTTTCGTGCTCTAGCCTCTGAGATTGCCAGGCTTTTGACTTATGAAGCTGTGAAGGATCTTCCCACCGAAAAACATATTGTTGACGGTTGGGCCGGTCCCGTTGAAGTCGATAGACTGAAGGGTAAAAAGATTACCATTGTACCGATTCTTCGTGCCGGACTTGGTATGATGGACGGTGTTATTGATCTCATCCCTTCTGCAAAGGTTACTGTTGTAGGCTTCTATCGGGATGAAGAGACTCTTGAGCCCGTTGAGTACTATGTGAAAACAGCCAGTGAGATGAGTGAGCGCGTTGCCCTCATTATTGATCCTATGCTTGCAACTGGTGGAACCCTTATTGCAACCATTGACACCCTTAAGAAGGCTGGTAGCAAGAAGATCAAGGGACTTTTCCTGGTAGCTGCCCCTGAGGGTATCAAAAAGGTTCAAGATGCCCATCCAGATGTAGAGATCTATGTGGCTGCGGTTGATGAACGGCTTAATGAGGCAGGTTACATCCTGCCTGGCCTCGGTGATGCCGGGGATAAGATATTTGGTACCAGATAG
- the gpt gene encoding xanthine phosphoribosyltransferase, translated as MSDQYKRTYPISWDQLHRDSKALAWRLLDKDFFKGIIAITRGGMVPAAIIARELDIHLIDTICISSYDWKEKKGEADILKGFDGDGEGWLLIDDLVDTGRTAEVVKNLIPKAHFATVYAKPSGRPLVDTFVTEVSQDTWILFPWDTESQFAAPLIGREQR; from the coding sequence ATGTCAGATCAGTATAAAAGAACCTATCCTATTTCTTGGGATCAGTTGCATAGAGATTCTAAGGCGCTTGCCTGGCGTCTGCTTGATAAGGATTTTTTTAAGGGAATCATTGCCATTACCCGTGGAGGTATGGTGCCGGCGGCAATTATTGCCCGAGAGTTGGATATTCACCTTATCGATACCATCTGTATCTCCTCCTATGATTGGAAGGAGAAAAAGGGTGAGGCAGATATATTGAAGGGTTTTGATGGTGATGGAGAGGGTTGGCTTCTTATTGATGATCTGGTGGATACGGGCAGAACTGCTGAGGTGGTCAAAAATTTGATTCCCAAGGCGCATTTTGCCACGGTTTATGCCAAGCCATCCGGCCGTCCTCTGGTTGACACCTTTGTTACCGAGGTAAGTCAGGATACCTGGATACTCTTTCCATGGGATACAGAATCTCAGTTTGCAGCACCGCTTATCGGTAGGGAGCAACGCTAG
- a CDS encoding ABC transporter permease, whose translation MGIEIIIPLLAATVQAGTPVLLATLGEIFTEKSGVLNLGVEGVMLVGALAGFVVSRYTGDPTLGFLAAGCAGLLLTSLHGIVCLWFQGNQVVSGLALTILGTGLANYLGTSFVGLSAPGFSPVNVPFLSAIPAIGPIFFQHDPLVYVSYLIPFVLCFLFNSTRFGLSLRSVGEYPAAATAAGINVNAYRWVGIWGGGFLMGLGGAYLSLAYTHMWTTNLTGGRGWIAVALVIFAFWRPGRAVFGAYLFGGIMSLQLRLQASGIAVPSSLLLMLPYFLTIFVLVLSSWRKSSSDEPAALGVNVEPID comes from the coding sequence GTGGGCATTGAAATTATTATTCCTCTCCTCGCGGCAACGGTTCAGGCGGGAACGCCTGTGCTTTTAGCCACTTTGGGTGAGATTTTCACTGAAAAATCAGGCGTTCTCAACCTTGGCGTTGAGGGGGTTATGCTTGTTGGTGCCCTGGCAGGATTTGTGGTATCACGCTATACCGGTGATCCTACTCTGGGCTTTTTGGCAGCAGGCTGTGCGGGGCTTCTGCTTACCTCTCTCCATGGTATTGTTTGCCTGTGGTTTCAGGGTAATCAGGTGGTTTCCGGGCTTGCCCTCACCATCCTGGGAACGGGTCTTGCCAACTATCTCGGCACCTCTTTTGTCGGCCTGTCGGCGCCTGGCTTCAGCCCTGTAAATGTACCTTTTCTCTCAGCAATTCCTGCTATCGGGCCAATATTTTTTCAGCACGACCCGTTGGTATATGTCTCCTATCTCATTCCCTTTGTTCTCTGCTTTTTGTTTAACTCAACTCGTTTTGGCCTTTCTCTGCGTTCCGTGGGAGAATATCCGGCAGCGGCTACGGCTGCAGGCATTAATGTTAATGCCTATCGTTGGGTTGGTATCTGGGGTGGTGGCTTTTTAATGGGCCTGGGTGGTGCCTATCTGTCGCTTGCCTATACTCATATGTGGACAACAAATCTTACCGGTGGTAGAGGTTGGATTGCCGTTGCCCTTGTTATTTTTGCTTTTTGGCGACCAGGTCGTGCCGTCTTTGGTGCCTATCTGTTTGGCGGTATTATGTCTCTGCAACTTCGTTTGCAGGCCTCAGGCATAGCAGTCCCCTCGTCGTTGTTATTAATGTTGCCGTATTTTCTCACCATTTTTGTGCTTGTCCTCTCATCCTGGCGTAAGAGTTCCAGTGATGAACCGGCGGCTCTTGGGGTGAACGTGGAACCTATTGATTAG
- a CDS encoding transketolase C-terminal domain-containing protein, with the protein MDFPIDLKEYTPLKFDLGQTEMTDEQRQTLKKNIDVVRDGLVFFTALANVKSLGGHTGGAFDIVPELLIVDGFMKGSDSIVPVYYDEAGHRVAIQYMMSVLNGYNDAEALFHYREFGKGFYGHPERDERDGIFFSSGRLGHMWSHVNGVAEFDRDKTLVMFGSDGSQMEGDDAEAARYAVARNLNVKLFIDDNNVTIAGHPSEYMKGYDLNKTLSGHGLTVSEGDGEELDGLFARIQQAFTQSGPVAVINKRPMAVGVKGIHGLPKGHDVIPVDMAVEYLTARGQNEAVSYLQNFKTEKTKRSYLGSSPETAKSRDEFGKIVCGLLDEMKEPEKRVLVVDSDLEGSCGLHHIRKNHPEVYVSAGIMERNNYSVAAGFGSEAGRQGIFGTFSAFLEMLISEITMARLNRANVLAHFSHAGVDEMADNTCHFGINNFFADNALAEDDNTRLYFPADALQMKAILQRIFHDMGLRFVFSTRSATPFLLSESGEKIYGEGYSFEPGEDEIIREGKDGYIVTYGEMTYRCLDAIEQLKAEGIEVGLINKPTLNVVDEEMIAKVGASPLVLVVESQNTKTGLGSRYGSWLLERGFAPKYSLLGTSRPGQGGISEQLDFQGIDVDGIKAKIKAML; encoded by the coding sequence ATGGATTTCCCTATTGATTTAAAAGAATATACCCCGCTGAAGTTTGATCTTGGTCAGACAGAGATGACCGATGAACAGCGTCAGACATTGAAGAAAAACATTGATGTTGTGCGGGATGGTCTTGTCTTTTTCACAGCTCTTGCCAATGTAAAAAGCCTTGGTGGTCACACCGGTGGTGCCTTTGATATTGTTCCAGAGCTTCTCATTGTTGATGGCTTTATGAAGGGCAGTGACTCCATTGTTCCCGTATATTACGATGAGGCGGGTCACCGTGTTGCTATTCAATATATGATGTCCGTACTCAATGGATATAATGATGCTGAGGCTCTCTTTCACTACCGTGAGTTTGGTAAGGGTTTTTATGGTCATCCCGAGCGTGACGAGAGAGACGGTATCTTCTTCTCCTCTGGTCGTCTTGGTCATATGTGGTCCCATGTAAATGGAGTGGCTGAATTTGATCGTGATAAGACCCTTGTCATGTTTGGTAGTGATGGCTCTCAGATGGAAGGTGACGATGCCGAGGCAGCTCGCTATGCCGTTGCCCGCAATCTGAATGTTAAGCTCTTTATCGATGATAATAATGTGACCATTGCCGGCCATCCCTCAGAGTATATGAAGGGATATGATCTGAATAAGACCCTGAGTGGTCATGGTCTTACCGTCTCCGAGGGAGACGGCGAAGAGCTCGATGGGCTCTTTGCCCGTATTCAGCAGGCCTTTACTCAGAGCGGTCCCGTTGCCGTTATCAACAAGCGTCCCATGGCTGTTGGGGTTAAGGGAATTCATGGTCTGCCCAAGGGACATGATGTTATTCCGGTAGACATGGCCGTTGAATATCTCACTGCCCGTGGCCAAAACGAGGCAGTTTCTTACCTGCAAAACTTCAAGACCGAAAAAACTAAGCGAAGCTATCTGGGTTCAAGTCCGGAGACCGCCAAGAGCCGTGATGAGTTTGGTAAGATCGTCTGTGGTTTGCTTGACGAGATGAAGGAACCGGAGAAAAGGGTACTGGTGGTTGATTCTGATCTTGAGGGATCCTGTGGTCTGCATCATATTCGTAAGAATCATCCGGAGGTCTATGTCAGTGCCGGTATCATGGAGCGTAATAACTACTCCGTTGCGGCAGGCTTTGGCTCAGAGGCTGGCCGCCAAGGAATTTTTGGTACCTTCTCTGCCTTTCTTGAGATGTTGATCTCTGAGATTACCATGGCTCGTCTTAACAGAGCTAATGTTCTGGCTCACTTCTCCCACGCTGGAGTGGATGAGATGGCTGATAATACCTGTCACTTTGGTATTAATAACTTCTTTGCCGATAACGCCCTGGCCGAAGACGATAATACCCGTCTCTACTTCCCGGCGGATGCCCTGCAGATGAAGGCTATCCTGCAGAGAATCTTTCATGATATGGGTCTGCGTTTTGTTTTCTCCACCCGTTCAGCCACTCCATTTCTCCTGTCAGAGAGTGGTGAGAAGATCTACGGTGAAGGATACTCCTTTGAGCCTGGTGAAGATGAGATCATCCGTGAAGGTAAGGATGGCTATATCGTAACCTATGGTGAGATGACCTATCGTTGCCTTGATGCCATTGAGCAGTTGAAGGCCGAGGGCATTGAGGTTGGTTTGATTAATAAGCCAACCCTGAATGTTGTCGATGAAGAGATGATCGCTAAGGTGGGTGCAAGCCCACTGGTACTGGTGGTTGAGAGTCAGAACACCAAGACCGGTCTTGGTTCTCGTTATGGTAGTTGGTTGCTTGAGCGTGGATTTGCTCCGAAATACTCCCTGCTTGGCACCTCGCGTCCGGGCCAGGGTGGCATTAGTGAACAACTTGATTTTCAGGGCATTGATGTCGACGGCATCAAGGCTAAGATTAAGGCCATGCTTTAA
- a CDS encoding DMT family transporter, protein MSRLQANLLLSLAALIWGSSFVVQQIGTGNLDAASFTGARFLLGSLVVLPFALRQFLHVQREVRAFTLRDGLGIALTGSVLCVAAALQQYGILRTTVTNSGFLTALYVPMVPILALLVFRKKPHWSAWPASICCFVGTYIMSGAQNVVLASGDLWVISSTIFWASHVLLIGIMVQKTEAPLVVACGQFFICGILGLFLGQYLESPDLNVFAGALTGILCMGFFSVALAFTFQVIGQRYTPAPDAAIILSSETVFAALCGAIFLGERVSDFQLAGGLLIFGGIIAVEILPMLKTARILS, encoded by the coding sequence ATGAGCCGTTTGCAAGCTAATTTACTCCTGAGCCTTGCTGCTCTGATTTGGGGAAGTAGTTTTGTTGTTCAGCAGATAGGTACGGGGAATTTGGATGCCGCCTCTTTTACGGGAGCTCGCTTTTTGCTTGGCTCCCTGGTGGTTCTGCCCTTTGCCCTTAGGCAATTTTTGCATGTTCAAAGGGAGGTCAGGGCCTTTACGTTGAGGGACGGGTTGGGAATTGCCCTTACCGGGTCTGTCCTCTGTGTTGCTGCCGCCCTGCAGCAGTACGGTATTCTTCGTACCACGGTGACAAATTCAGGTTTTTTAACGGCCCTATACGTACCCATGGTGCCTATTTTGGCCCTATTGGTTTTTCGTAAAAAACCTCATTGGTCTGCCTGGCCAGCCTCCATATGTTGTTTTGTGGGTACCTATATTATGAGCGGAGCTCAGAATGTGGTGCTTGCCAGCGGCGATTTGTGGGTAATTTCCAGTACCATCTTTTGGGCCAGTCATGTGCTTCTTATTGGTATTATGGTGCAAAAAACTGAGGCACCTCTGGTTGTGGCCTGCGGGCAATTTTTTATCTGTGGAATTTTAGGCCTTTTTTTGGGACAATATTTAGAGTCTCCAGATCTGAATGTCTTTGCCGGAGCCTTAACGGGGATACTCTGTATGGGCTTTTTTTCTGTTGCCCTTGCCTTTACCTTTCAGGTTATTGGTCAACGCTATACTCCGGCCCCGGATGCGGCTATTATTTTAAGTTCGGAGACGGTCTTTGCCGCCCTCTGTGGCGCAATTTTTCTTGGTGAGCGGGTCTCGGATTTTCAGCTCGCCGGTGGTCTGTTGATTTTTGGGGGGATTATTGCTGTTGAGATTCTGCCAATGTTGAAAACAGCCAGGATTTTGTCGTAA
- the minE gene encoding cell division topological specificity factor MinE, with amino-acid sequence MSLFSFFKNEEKPSSAARAKERLQVVIAHERGAVERPDYLPQLQRDLLEVIKKYVDISEDKLDIKVDCIGGLSTLEVNVELPDS; translated from the coding sequence ATGAGCCTCTTTAGCTTTTTTAAAAATGAAGAGAAACCGTCTTCTGCGGCCAGAGCCAAGGAACGACTTCAGGTGGTTATAGCCCATGAACGCGGGGCTGTGGAAAGGCCGGATTATCTTCCCCAGTTACAGAGAGATCTGTTGGAAGTAATTAAAAAATATGTTGATATTTCAGAGGACAAACTGGATATCAAGGTAGACTGTATTGGTGGACTATCAACCTTGGAGGTGAATGTGGAGCTGCCGGATAGTTAA
- the minD gene encoding septum site-determining protein MinD: MAKIITVTSGKGGVGKTTSSAAIATGLALLGYRTVVVDFDVGLRNLDLVMGCERRVVFDFINVLRGEATINQALIKDRQVDNLYIFPTSQTRDKDALDKEGVGRIFEELKKDFDYIICDSPAGIEKGALLALYYADEAIIVTNPEVSSVRDSDRILGVLASRSLRAEQNLEPVKHHLILARYDAVRVQSGEMLTLEDVLDILAIPLIGVVPESKAVLRASNVGRPVILDGESDAGQAYEDAVARFLGEERSMRFLTTPPKNFFNRLFGGDS; this comes from the coding sequence ATGGCTAAAATTATTACTGTGACATCGGGTAAGGGTGGTGTTGGCAAGACAACCTCCAGTGCGGCAATTGCCACGGGCCTGGCCTTGCTGGGCTATAGAACAGTTGTTGTTGATTTTGATGTAGGTTTGCGTAATCTCGATCTGGTGATGGGCTGTGAGCGACGGGTGGTTTTTGACTTTATCAATGTCCTCCGGGGTGAGGCAACCATTAACCAGGCACTGATTAAGGACAGACAGGTAGATAATCTTTATATTTTTCCAACTTCTCAGACCAGGGATAAGGATGCCCTGGATAAGGAAGGGGTTGGACGTATATTCGAAGAGCTGAAAAAGGATTTTGATTATATTATCTGTGATTCTCCGGCCGGTATTGAAAAGGGAGCCCTGCTTGCCCTGTATTACGCCGATGAGGCTATTATTGTAACCAACCCTGAAGTATCTTCGGTACGTGATTCAGACCGTATTTTAGGGGTGCTTGCCTCTCGTAGTTTGCGAGCAGAGCAGAATCTTGAGCCTGTAAAGCACCATCTGATTCTTGCCCGTTATGATGCCGTCAGGGTTCAAAGTGGCGAAATGCTTACCCTGGAAGATGTTCTTGATATTCTTGCTATTCCACTTATTGGCGTAGTTCCTGAATCAAAGGCTGTTTTGCGGGCATCTAATGTTGGCAGGCCTGTAATCCTTGACGGGGAAAGCGACGCGGGCCAAGCCTATGAAGATGCCGTTGCCCGTTTCCTTGGCGAAGAGCGATCAATGCGTTTTTTGACAACGCCCCCGAAAAATTTCTTTAACAGGTTATTTGGGGGGGACTCATGA
- a CDS encoding DUF2293 domain-containing protein, whose amino-acid sequence MADEKNLVLRLGGNGRTLLTSDGKIVHPPAGWKLLPPGDAGLTRRVKAMGSHWLVQEKRGRRTYSKGIWAKGSHIVHAREEIEAKRATPAYIKKMATDVKRREKKQEEYVDDFHQAILLYLQFHRRHSMIAEKIAGQVARHATPVGSGTVARTQRIPLEKRAEAAVIAWMRHKTTAYDQMSIAQVKGRRREVRRELAHQSVNLLARYRQGDDIPLTCPLYRAVAITSPL is encoded by the coding sequence ATGGCAGATGAAAAAAATCTTGTTTTACGTCTTGGCGGAAATGGCAGGACCTTGCTTACCAGTGATGGAAAAATTGTTCATCCTCCTGCCGGTTGGAAATTACTTCCCCCCGGTGATGCCGGTCTTACCCGCAGGGTAAAGGCCATGGGCTCGCACTGGTTGGTTCAGGAAAAACGGGGTCGTCGTACCTATTCAAAGGGGATTTGGGCCAAGGGTTCTCATATAGTTCATGCCCGGGAGGAGATCGAGGCCAAAAGAGCCACCCCTGCCTACATAAAAAAGATGGCTACCGATGTAAAGAGGCGTGAAAAAAAGCAGGAGGAGTATGTGGACGACTTTCATCAGGCCATCCTTCTCTATTTGCAGTTTCATCGTCGTCACAGTATGATAGCAGAGAAAATAGCAGGTCAGGTGGCCCGGCATGCAACTCCTGTGGGTAGTGGAACCGTTGCCAGGACTCAACGTATTCCCCTGGAAAAACGAGCGGAGGCGGCCGTTATTGCCTGGATGCGACATAAAACCACTGCCTATGATCAGATGAGTATTGCCCAAGTGAAGGGCAGACGTCGTGAGGTGCGCCGGGAGTTGGCCCATCAGTCTGTTAATCTCTTGGCCAGATATCGTCAGGGAGATGATATTCCGCTGACCTGTCCTCTCTATCGGGCTGTAGCTATTACATCTCCGCTCTAA
- a CDS encoding ABC transporter permease, with product MLQLRVAKRQESLGWGSFFVLLAALALSLVLSGFLLYLRGTPPLDGLIAMFTGGFGSKWALEDSLLKAIPIFLCSLGVAVAFRLQVWNIGAEGQFALGAIGSTWVALTFPNLPGFLMLAAMILMAVLAGGVWGVIPAILRQKFKANEIIVTLMMNYIAILILQYLVYGAWKDPSSFGFPMTREFSEAAIVGKIGESSVNWGLAHCFVLGVVVWAFFKFTKTGFELKAAGSSVPAVKYAGIRYDFLVILVMGISGALAGWAGFLEASATTNRLQPAIMVGYGYTAIVVAWLARLHPLSIAIASFLLAGLRVGVENLQLDFQVPAAFGGIIEGLILLTVLAGGFFTYYKIVRRK from the coding sequence ATGCTTCAGTTACGCGTCGCGAAAAGACAGGAATCTCTTGGCTGGGGTTCCTTTTTTGTTTTACTCGCAGCCCTTGCCCTCTCCCTTGTCCTGAGTGGTTTTCTTCTCTATCTGCGAGGAACACCACCCCTTGATGGGCTCATTGCCATGTTCACAGGTGGCTTCGGCTCCAAGTGGGCCCTTGAGGATAGTTTATTAAAGGCTATTCCCATTTTCCTCTGTTCACTGGGGGTGGCAGTTGCCTTTCGTCTTCAGGTGTGGAATATCGGGGCAGAGGGGCAATTTGCCCTGGGAGCCATCGGCTCCACCTGGGTTGCGCTTACCTTTCCAAATTTACCGGGCTTTCTTATGCTTGCTGCCATGATCCTTATGGCGGTTCTTGCCGGTGGCGTTTGGGGGGTTATTCCCGCAATCTTAAGACAAAAGTTCAAGGCAAATGAGATCATTGTCACCCTGATGATGAACTATATTGCAATCCTTATACTTCAATATCTGGTCTACGGTGCCTGGAAGGATCCAAGTAGTTTTGGTTTTCCCATGACCCGCGAATTTAGCGAGGCAGCCATTGTTGGTAAGATAGGTGAAAGCTCTGTCAATTGGGGATTGGCCCACTGCTTTGTCTTGGGCGTGGTCGTCTGGGCATTTTTTAAATTTACTAAAACAGGTTTTGAGCTGAAGGCAGCCGGTTCCAGCGTTCCGGCGGTAAAGTATGCCGGTATTCGTTATGACTTTCTGGTGATTTTGGTGATGGGAATCAGTGGTGCCCTTGCCGGTTGGGCCGGTTTTTTGGAGGCCTCTGCTACCACAAATCGTCTGCAACCTGCAATCATGGTGGGCTATGGCTATACGGCCATTGTTGTTGCCTGGCTTGCCCGTCTTCATCCTCTAAGCATTGCCATTGCCTCCTTTCTTCTTGCAGGGCTTCGAGTGGGGGTTGAGAATTTGCAACTCGACTTTCAGGTACCAGCGGCCTTTGGTGGTATTATAGAGGGACTCATCTTGCTTACGGTACTTGCCGGTGGCTTTTTCACATATTATAAAATTGTGCGGAGAAAATAG
- a CDS encoding BMP family ABC transporter substrate-binding protein, which translates to MLVVGTSQAAKKETKVGFVYVSPIGDAGYSYAHDLGRQAVAKMPGVSTSYVESVPEGPDSERVISNMARKGYDVIFSTSFGYMDPTLKVAKRFPKTAFLHCSGFKKSANMGNYFGRMYQARYLSGMVAGYMTKSNTIGYVAAFPIPEVIRGINAFALGLQSVNPQAVVRVVWTKTWYDPATEKEAAKSLLDVGADVIAQHQDSPGPQEAAQEKGVYSIGYNSDMSVFAPKSHLTAPVWNWAPYYTSVVKEVQAGTWKADSAWLGLETGVIALAPYGDMVPQDVRDAVEVRKQEIASGKYKVFAGPIEDQSGKVRIASGKTASDESLLGMMWFVNGVVGTTE; encoded by the coding sequence ATGCTTGTGGTAGGAACATCTCAGGCAGCTAAAAAAGAAACCAAGGTGGGTTTTGTCTATGTATCTCCAATCGGGGATGCGGGATACTCATATGCCCATGATCTTGGCAGACAGGCCGTTGCTAAAATGCCTGGTGTTTCAACATCCTATGTTGAATCTGTTCCAGAAGGTCCCGATTCAGAGCGTGTTATTTCGAATATGGCTCGTAAAGGCTATGATGTGATTTTTTCCACCAGCTTTGGCTATATGGATCCTACCCTGAAGGTTGCTAAAAGATTTCCTAAGACAGCTTTTCTGCACTGTTCCGGTTTTAAAAAATCTGCAAATATGGGTAACTATTTTGGCCGTATGTATCAGGCCCGTTACCTCTCAGGTATGGTTGCCGGTTATATGACCAAGAGCAATACCATCGGTTATGTAGCTGCCTTTCCTATTCCCGAGGTAATTCGTGGCATTAATGCCTTTGCCCTTGGTCTGCAGTCCGTTAATCCTCAGGCTGTGGTTCGTGTTGTCTGGACCAAGACCTGGTACGATCCTGCCACCGAGAAAGAGGCTGCAAAATCTCTTCTTGACGTAGGTGCCGATGTGATCGCTCAGCATCAGGATTCCCCGGGCCCACAGGAAGCTGCTCAGGAAAAAGGTGTATACTCAATCGGTTATAATTCCGATATGTCAGTTTTTGCTCCTAAATCTCATCTCACAGCCCCTGTCTGGAACTGGGCTCCTTATTACACCAGTGTCGTAAAAGAGGTTCAGGCCGGTACCTGGAAGGCGGATTCTGCATGGCTAGGACTTGAGACCGGGGTTATTGCCCTTGCTCCCTATGGGGATATGGTTCCACAAGATGTTCGGGACGCGGTTGAAGTACGTAAGCAAGAGATTGCCAGCGGCAAGTACAAGGTTTTCGCAGGTCCCATTGAGGATCAAAGTGGTAAAGTGCGAATTGCTTCAGGAAAAACTGCAAGCGACGAGTCTTTGCTCGGTATGATGTGGTTTGTGAATGGTGTTGTTGGTACCACCGAATAA